The genomic DNA TCTTCCACCGCGATCACGCTGGCACCGGTGGCCTCGTTGAGGTCAGCCATCTGCTTGAGCGCACCGTCACCGCGGTTGTAGATCAGATCGTCCGGCAGCAGCACCGCGAAGGGCTCATCGCCGATGATCTCTTTCGCACACAGCACGGCATGGCCCAAGCCCAGCGCTTCAGCCTGGGTCACGAAGACCGCACGCACGCCGTTGGGAAGCACATGGCGAACCAGCTCAAGCTGCTCCAGCTTGCCGGCGCGTTCGAGCTTCTGCTCGAGCTCGTAGGCCTTGTCGAAATAGTCGGCAACCGCATGCTTGTAGCGGTTGGTGATGAAGATCAGCGTGTCGCAGCCCGCTTCGATGGCTTCGTCAACGGCGTACTGGATGAGCGGACGATCGATGATCGGCAGCATTTCCTTCGGAACCGTCTTGGTTGCCGGCAAAAAGCGTGTCCCTAGCCCTGCCACCGGAAAAACTGCCTTTCTGATTCGCTTGCTCATCTGCTACCTGTTGGCCTCTCTTACCGGGAAGGGAACCACGTTAGCCGAAGGGATGTAAGCATCCTGTTGAAGCGGATCGAACTCCGGCATCGTGGCGAACAGGATCTCCTGGATCGCTTCGATATCGTAAGTGGATATCGCGTCGCGCAGCTTCGGCACGTTGGCCAGCACGAGGTCCCGCGAGAAC from Stenotrophomonas sp. 169 includes the following:
- the galU gene encoding UTP--glucose-1-phosphate uridylyltransferase GalU is translated as MSKRIRKAVFPVAGLGTRFLPATKTVPKEMLPIIDRPLIQYAVDEAIEAGCDTLIFITNRYKHAVADYFDKAYELEQKLERAGKLEQLELVRHVLPNGVRAVFVTQAEALGLGHAVLCAKEIIGDEPFAVLLPDDLIYNRGDGALKQMADLNEATGASVIAVEDVPHEQTASYGIVATDAFDGSHGRISAIVEKPKPEDAPSDLAVVGRYVLSPKIFELLEATGTGAGGEIQLTDAIAELLKSEPVDAYRFEGRRFDCGTHLGLVEATIRFALNSKKLAKPARQKLQEMLAEDD